The nucleotide window ATCACCTTCCTCATCCTCTTCACCATCTTCGGCAACGCGCTGGTCATCTTGGCTGTGCTGACCAGCCGCTCGCTGCGCGCCCCGCAGAACCTGTTCCTAGTGTCGCTGGCCGCCGCCGACATCCTGGTAGCCACCCTCATCATCCCTTTCTCGCTGGCCAACGAGCTGCTGGGCTACTGGTACTTCTGGCGCACCTGGTGCGAGGTGTACCTGGCGCTCGACGTGCTCTTCTGCACTTCCTCCATCGTGCACCTGTGTGCCATCAGCCTCGACCGCTACTGGGCCGTGAGCCGGGCCCTGGAGTACAACTCCAAGCGCACCCCGCGCCGCATCAAGTTCATCATCCTCATCGTGTGGCTCATCGCAGCTGCCATCTCGCTGCCGCCCCTCATCTACAAGGGCGACCAGGGCCCCCAGCCCCTAGCCCGCCCTCAGTGCAAGCTCAACCAAGAGGCCTGGTACATTCTGGCCTCCAGCGTTGGGTCCTTCTTTGCACCCTGCCTTATCATGATTCTGGTCTACCTGCGCATCTACCTGATCGCCAAGCGCAGTCATTGCAGAAGCCCCAGGGCCAAAGGGGGGCCTGGGGAGAGGGCGTCTAAGCAGCCACACCCTGTCCCTGGGGAAGTTTCAGACTCAGCCAGATTGCCAACCTTGGCCTCTCAACTGGCCACTCCTGGAGAGGCCAACGGATGCTCCCAACCTCGCCCAGGGGAGAAGGGTGAGGGGGAGACCCCTGAAGACCCTGGCACTCCTGCCTTGCCACCCAGCTGGCCTGTCATCCCCAACTCAGGCCAGGGTCAGAAGGAAGGGGTTTGTGGTTCATCTccggaggaggaggcagaggaggaggaagagaaagcttGTGAGCCCCAGGCCTTGCCggcgtctcccgcctcagcttgcaGCCCGCCGCTGCAGCAGCCACAGGGTCCCCGGGTGTTGGCAACCCTGCGTGGCCAGGTGCTCCTGGGCAGGGGCACAGGCCCTGCGGGGGCGCAGTGGTGGCGGCGGCGGACGCAGCTGAGCCGGGAGAAGAGGTTCACCTTTGTGCTGGCTGTGGTCATCGGCGTCTTCGTGCTCTGCTGGTTCCCTTTCTTCTTCAGCTACAGCCTGGGTGCCATCTGCCCGCAGCACTGCAAGGTGCCCCACGGCCTCTTCCAGTTCTTCTTCTGGATCGGCTACTGCAATAGCTCGCTGAACCCCGTCATCTACACCATCTTCAACCAGGACTTTCGCCGTGCCTTCCGGAGGATCCTGTGCCGCCAGTGGACCCAGACGGCCTGGTGAGCCCGCCAGCCTGCCGCCCATGTGGGGTGGTGCCAGGGTGCCAGGGT belongs to Cervus elaphus chromosome 11, mCerEla1.1, whole genome shotgun sequence and includes:
- the ADRA2B gene encoding alpha-2B adrenergic receptor: MDHQEPYSVQATAAIAAVITFLILFTIFGNALVILAVLTSRSLRAPQNLFLVSLAAADILVATLIIPFSLANELLGYWYFWRTWCEVYLALDVLFCTSSIVHLCAISLDRYWAVSRALEYNSKRTPRRIKFIILIVWLIAAAISLPPLIYKGDQGPQPLARPQCKLNQEAWYILASSVGSFFAPCLIMILVYLRIYLIAKRSHCRSPRAKGGPGERASKQPHPVPGEVSDSARLPTLASQLATPGEANGCSQPRPGEKGEGETPEDPGTPALPPSWPVIPNSGQGQKEGVCGSSPEEEAEEEEEKACEPQALPASPASACSPPLQQPQGPRVLATLRGQVLLGRGTGPAGAQWWRRRTQLSREKRFTFVLAVVIGVFVLCWFPFFFSYSLGAICPQHCKVPHGLFQFFFWIGYCNSSLNPVIYTIFNQDFRRAFRRILCRQWTQTAW